From the Pseudopipra pipra isolate bDixPip1 chromosome 22, bDixPip1.hap1, whole genome shotgun sequence genome, one window contains:
- the ESPN gene encoding espin isoform X6: MGSAGSLTRACHRPIPRHRCPRRASRWAPLPAPSPTTTPATPASPAPGRRGAAPPGPLPPLASRDTSPEGLRRADSSRRSRNFGKQPSTGDYYKHLGHVAAEQPGPRRMAHSEEASPISADTMRNGESKPSAELPSPPPPPPLPDNACPTPPPPPPQAETPAGPRRSSSSTGRGKALRQMKSTKSFNMMSPTGDNSELLAEIKAGKSLKPTPQSKGFTTVFSGSGQAGANAESPVSSPSPTRTPTPPATPEAAGPPRCLAGGSPEPVLNGSSPVPAAGAGAAVEVEALVPSQDEQGRPIPEWKRQVMVRKLQLRMQEEEEQRRKPGSQSPSLCRRGPPARRGTPGPAGQLTWEEDMQHLERQLGSLRVMHEVQPRQPLLGRPEEELPPFVPRSTTPAPRHSALTREDVPAHSSQSPTLPRSMAVPPATLRGQEGPRAGGAVGSPGARHDARREILGCGVSVRSLKANYEGPGGPPQPLPRVTKRKRVQPPGSARQPILEEEYGDGALRRSRPVLPEPSSPCKHTKGCKERAVFLFLEHWKKRALAAVPGEERPRRPGRRRPAAGRLLARWRSVARRVPGRQIRRLSRTTVLYWPQHFLPHVGGSPMPHDSLPLDLFMLGYFQLLEMPLSPEERRFRHLLCYEMFDRLGSHSWHRVRRFHRTVLEQVEAGHRHWLDGFEDLVQEFFGDNPVAAAESLPEPLPMAPEGQVAAVPVLMPELGEFSEEDVCRFIDRSFSFWKEKEAEMSDT; the protein is encoded by the exons ATGGGGAGTGCCGGCAGCCTGACTCGGGCATGTCATCGCCCAATACCACGGCATCGGTGCCCCAGGCGCGCTTCGAGGTGGGCTCCCCTGCCAGCACCCTCTCCAACTACGACTCCTGCCACTCCAGCCAGTCCAGCACCGGGGAGAAGAGGGGCGGCCCCCCCGGGGCCCCTGCCGCCC CTGGCATCGCGTGACACCAGTCCCGAGGGTCTGCGCAGGGCTGACTCCAGCAGGCGATCGAGGAATTTCGGCAAACAGCCGAGCACCGGTGACTACTACAAGCACCTGGGGCACGTCGCGGCTGAGCAGCCCGGCCCCCGTCGAATGGCGCACAGCGAAGAG GCATCACCCATCTCGGCAGACACCATGCGCAATGGGGAGAGCAAGCCCAGTGCCGAGCTGCCTTCCCCACCGCCACCCCCACCACTGCCTGACAACGCCTGCCCGACGCCCCCCCCACCACCTCCGCAGGCCGAGAcccccgccggcccccgccgctcctcctcctccacggGAA GAGGAAAGGCGCTCAGGCAGATGAAGA GCACGAAGTCCTTCAACATGATGTCCCCCACCGGTGACAACTCAGAGCTGCTGGCCGAGATCAAGGCTGGGAAGAGCCTCAAGCCAACTCCGCAGAGTAAAGGCTTCACCACTGTCTTCTCCGGCAGCGGCCAGGCAGGGGCCAAC GCAGAGTCGCCAGTGTCCTCCCCATCACCCACCAGGACGCCCACCCCACCAGCCACCCCCGAGGCTGCCGGGCCACCACGTTGCCTGGCAGGGGGCTCACCAGAGCCAGTGCTAAATGGGAGCTcaccagtgccagcagcaggtgctggggcgGCGGTGGAGGTAGAGGCGCTGGTGCCGAGCCAGGACGAGCAGGGCCGGCCCATTCCCGAGTGGAAGCGGCAGGTGATGGTGCGCAAGCTGCAGCTCCGCatgcaggaggaagaggagcagcgGCGCAAG CCCGGGAGCCAGTCACCGTCGCTGTGCCGGCGCGGGCCACCTGCCCGCAGGGGCACGCCAGGACCTGCTGGGCAGCTGACGTGGGAGGAGGACATGCAGCACCTGGAGAGGCAGCTGGGGAGCCTGCGGGTGATGCACGAGGTGCAGCCAAGGCAGCCGCTGCTGGGGCGGCCAGAGGAGGAGCTGCCACCATTCGTGCCACGGTCCACCACCCCGGCACCCCGGCACTCTGCCCTTACCCGTGAGGACgtgcctgcccacagcagccAGTCCCCCACGCTGCCGAGGAGCATGGCCGTGCCACCAGCCACTCTGAGGGGCCAGGagggccccagggcagggggggcagTGGGCAGCCCTGGCGCCCGGCATGATGCTCGGCGTGAGATCCTGGGCTGCGGCGTCTCTGTCCGCAGCCTCAAGGCCAACTACGAGGGGCCGGGGGGACCTCCCCAACCCCTCCCCAGGGTCACCAAGCGCAAGAGGGTGCAGCCGCCTGGCAGCGCCCGCCAGCCCATCCTGGAGGAGGAGTATGGGGATGGGGCATTGCGGCGGAGCAgaccagtgctgccagagccgAGTAGCCCATGCAAACACACCAAGGGGTGCAAGGAGCGTGCTGTCTTCCTCTTCCTGGAGCACTGGAAGAAGCGGGCACttgcagctgtgcctggggaggaGCGGCCGCGGCGGCCAGGGAGGCGGCGTCCGGCGGCAGGGCGGCTGCTGGCCCGCTGGAGGAGTGTCGCCCGCCGAGTGCCAGGGCGTCAGATCCGGCGACTGAGCCGTACCACGGTGCTGTACTGGCCCCAACACTTCCTGCCCCACGTCGGTGGCTCACCCATGCCCCACGACAGCCTCCCACTCGACCTCTTCATGCTGGGCTacttccagctgctggagatgCCACTCAGCCCCGAGGAGCGGCGCTTCCGTCACCTCCTCTGCTATGAGATGTTTGACCgcctgggcagccacagctggcaCCGCGTCCGCCGTTTCCACCGcactgtgctggagcaggtcgAGGCTGGCCACCGCCACTGGCTTGATGGCTTTGAGGACCTTGTGCAGGAGTTTTTTGGGGATAaccctgtggcagcagcagagagcctGCCAGAACCACTCCCCATGGCCCCTGAAGGGCAGGTGGCAGCTGTGCCGGTGCTGATGCCAGAGCTGGGCGAGTTCAGCGAGGAGGACGTCTGCCGCTTCATCGACCGCAGCTTCTCCTtttggaaggagaaggaggcagAGATGTCTGACACCTGA
- the ESPN gene encoding espin isoform X3: MALERALLAARQGDVEALRGLRAAGLLRPGLRDALGASPAHHAARAGRLACLRYLAAEAALRGDARARNGATPAHDAAATGNLACLQWLLTQGGCGVQDTDNSGATILHLAARFGHHEVIDWLLRFGGSDPMAATNTGALPVHYAAAKGDFPSLRLLLGHCPSTLSAQTKTGATPLYLACQEGHLEIIQYLVQDCGADPHARAHDGMTPLHAAAQMGHNTVIVWLMSFTTVSLSERDAEGATAMHFAASRGHAKVLSWLLLHGGEITTDGWGGTPLHDAAENGELECCQILVVNGADLSIRDQDGYTAADLADYNGHSHCAQYLRTVENMSVEHRVLSRDPSADGECRQPDSGMSSPNTTASVPQARFELASRDTSPEGLRRADSSRRSRNFGKQPSTGDYYKHLGHVAAEQPGPRRMAHSEEASPISADTMRNGESKPSAELPSPPPPPPLPDNACPTPPPPPPQAETPAGPRRSSSSTGRGKALRQMKSTKSFNMMSPTGDNSELLAEIKAGKSLKPTPQSKGFTTVFSGSGQAGANAESPVSSPSPTRTPTPPATPEAAGPPRCLAGGSPEPVLNGSSPVPAAGAGAAVEVEALVPSQDEQGRPIPEWKRQVMVRKLQLRMQEEEEQRRKPGSQSPSLCRRGPPARRGTPGPAGQLTWEEDMQHLERQLGSLRVMHEVQPRQPLLGRPEEELPPFVPRSTTPAPRHSALTREDVPAHSSQSPTLPRSMAVPPATLRGQEGPRAGGAVGSPGARHDARREILGCGVSVRSLKANYEGPGGPPQPLPRVTKRKRVQPPGSARQPILEEEYGDGALRRSRPVLPEPSSPCKHTKGCKERAVFLFLEHWKKRALAAVPGEERPRRPGRRRPAAGRLLARWRSVARRVPGRQIRRLSRTTVLYWPQHFLPHVGGSPMPHDSLPLDLFMLGYFQLLEMPLSPEERRFRHLLCYEMFDRLGSHSWHRVRRFHRTVLEQVEAGHRHWLDGFEDLVQEFFGDNPVAAAESLPEPLPMAPEGQVAAVPVLMPELGEFSEEDVCRFIDRSFSFWKEKEAEMSDT, from the exons ATGGCGCTGGAGCGGGCGCTGCTGGCGGCGCGACAGGGCGACGTGGAGGCGCtgcgggggctgcgggcggcCGGGCTGCTGCGGCCGGGGTTGCGGGACGCCCTGGGCGCCTCCCCCGCGCACCACGCCGCCCGCGCCGGCCGCCTCGCCTGCCTCCGGTACCTGGCGGCCGAGGCCGCGCTCCGCGGGGACGCGCGGGCACGCAACGGGGCTACGCCGGCCCACGACGCCGCCGCCACCGGCAACCTCGCCTGTCTCCAGTGGCTGCTCACGCAGGGGGGCTGCGGCGTGCAG GACACAGACAATTCCGGTGCCACCATCCTACACCTGGCAGCCCGCTTCGGTCACCATGAGGTGATCGACTGGCTCCTCCGCTTCGGAGGCAGTGACCCCATGGCAGCCACCAACACAGGAGCACTGCCCGTCCACTACGCCGCGGCCAAAGGGGATTTCCCTTCCCTGCGACTCCTCTTGGGACACTGCCCCAG CACGCTGAGTGCCCAGACCAAGACGGGGGCTACCCCGCTGTACCTCGCCTGCCAGGAAGGCCacctggagatcatccagtaCCTGGTGCAGGACTGTGGGGCTGACCCCCACGCGCGCGCCCATGATGGCATGACCCCACTGCACGCCGCTGCCCAGATGGGCCACAACACTGTCATCGTGTGGCTG ATGAGCTTCACGACGGTGAGTCTGTCGGAGCGGGATGCTGAGGGGGCCACAGCCATGCACTTTGCTGCCAGCCGTGGCCATGCCAAGGTGCtgagctggctgctgctgcacgGTGGGGAGATCACCACGGACGGCTGGGGCGGCACGCCACTGCACGACGCCGCCGAGAACGGCGAGCTGGAG tgctgccagatcctggtggtgaatggtgccgACCTCAGCATCCGTGACCAGGATGGCTACACGGCGGCCGACCTCGCCGACTACAACGGCCACAGCCACTGCGCCCAGTACCTGCGCACCGTGGAGAACATG agcgTGGAGCACCGCGTGCTGTCGAGAGACCCCTCAGCAGATGGGGAGTGCCGGCAGCCTGACTCGGGCATGTCATCGCCCAATACCACGGCATCGGTGCCCCAGGCGCGCTTCGAG CTGGCATCGCGTGACACCAGTCCCGAGGGTCTGCGCAGGGCTGACTCCAGCAGGCGATCGAGGAATTTCGGCAAACAGCCGAGCACCGGTGACTACTACAAGCACCTGGGGCACGTCGCGGCTGAGCAGCCCGGCCCCCGTCGAATGGCGCACAGCGAAGAG GCATCACCCATCTCGGCAGACACCATGCGCAATGGGGAGAGCAAGCCCAGTGCCGAGCTGCCTTCCCCACCGCCACCCCCACCACTGCCTGACAACGCCTGCCCGACGCCCCCCCCACCACCTCCGCAGGCCGAGAcccccgccggcccccgccgctcctcctcctccacggGAA GAGGAAAGGCGCTCAGGCAGATGAAGA GCACGAAGTCCTTCAACATGATGTCCCCCACCGGTGACAACTCAGAGCTGCTGGCCGAGATCAAGGCTGGGAAGAGCCTCAAGCCAACTCCGCAGAGTAAAGGCTTCACCACTGTCTTCTCCGGCAGCGGCCAGGCAGGGGCCAAC GCAGAGTCGCCAGTGTCCTCCCCATCACCCACCAGGACGCCCACCCCACCAGCCACCCCCGAGGCTGCCGGGCCACCACGTTGCCTGGCAGGGGGCTCACCAGAGCCAGTGCTAAATGGGAGCTcaccagtgccagcagcaggtgctggggcgGCGGTGGAGGTAGAGGCGCTGGTGCCGAGCCAGGACGAGCAGGGCCGGCCCATTCCCGAGTGGAAGCGGCAGGTGATGGTGCGCAAGCTGCAGCTCCGCatgcaggaggaagaggagcagcgGCGCAAG CCCGGGAGCCAGTCACCGTCGCTGTGCCGGCGCGGGCCACCTGCCCGCAGGGGCACGCCAGGACCTGCTGGGCAGCTGACGTGGGAGGAGGACATGCAGCACCTGGAGAGGCAGCTGGGGAGCCTGCGGGTGATGCACGAGGTGCAGCCAAGGCAGCCGCTGCTGGGGCGGCCAGAGGAGGAGCTGCCACCATTCGTGCCACGGTCCACCACCCCGGCACCCCGGCACTCTGCCCTTACCCGTGAGGACgtgcctgcccacagcagccAGTCCCCCACGCTGCCGAGGAGCATGGCCGTGCCACCAGCCACTCTGAGGGGCCAGGagggccccagggcagggggggcagTGGGCAGCCCTGGCGCCCGGCATGATGCTCGGCGTGAGATCCTGGGCTGCGGCGTCTCTGTCCGCAGCCTCAAGGCCAACTACGAGGGGCCGGGGGGACCTCCCCAACCCCTCCCCAGGGTCACCAAGCGCAAGAGGGTGCAGCCGCCTGGCAGCGCCCGCCAGCCCATCCTGGAGGAGGAGTATGGGGATGGGGCATTGCGGCGGAGCAgaccagtgctgccagagccgAGTAGCCCATGCAAACACACCAAGGGGTGCAAGGAGCGTGCTGTCTTCCTCTTCCTGGAGCACTGGAAGAAGCGGGCACttgcagctgtgcctggggaggaGCGGCCGCGGCGGCCAGGGAGGCGGCGTCCGGCGGCAGGGCGGCTGCTGGCCCGCTGGAGGAGTGTCGCCCGCCGAGTGCCAGGGCGTCAGATCCGGCGACTGAGCCGTACCACGGTGCTGTACTGGCCCCAACACTTCCTGCCCCACGTCGGTGGCTCACCCATGCCCCACGACAGCCTCCCACTCGACCTCTTCATGCTGGGCTacttccagctgctggagatgCCACTCAGCCCCGAGGAGCGGCGCTTCCGTCACCTCCTCTGCTATGAGATGTTTGACCgcctgggcagccacagctggcaCCGCGTCCGCCGTTTCCACCGcactgtgctggagcaggtcgAGGCTGGCCACCGCCACTGGCTTGATGGCTTTGAGGACCTTGTGCAGGAGTTTTTTGGGGATAaccctgtggcagcagcagagagcctGCCAGAACCACTCCCCATGGCCCCTGAAGGGCAGGTGGCAGCTGTGCCGGTGCTGATGCCAGAGCTGGGCGAGTTCAGCGAGGAGGACGTCTGCCGCTTCATCGACCGCAGCTTCTCCTtttggaaggagaaggaggcagAGATGTCTGACACCTGA
- the ESPN gene encoding espin isoform X2 yields MALERALLAARQGDVEALRGLRAAGLLRPGLRDALGASPAHHAARAGRLACLRYLAAEAALRGDARARNGATPAHDAAATGNLACLQWLLTQGGCGVQDTDNSGATILHLAARFGHHEVIDWLLRFGGSDPMAATNTGALPVHYAAAKGDFPSLRLLLGHCPSTLSAQTKTGATPLYLACQEGHLEIIQYLVQDCGADPHARAHDGMTPLHAAAQMGHNTVIVWLMSFTTVSLSERDAEGATAMHFAASRGHAKVLSWLLLHGGEITTDGWGGTPLHDAAENGELECCQILVVNGADLSIRDQDGYTAADLADYNGHSHCAQYLRTVENMSVEHRVLSRDPSADGECRQPDSGMSSPNTTASVPQARFEVGSPASTLSNYDSCHSSQSSTGEKRGGPPGAPAARVPEPALADMQAYMDMLDPETRPRGRGPAGEGPPPPPPPAFPPPPPPPPTTRPPPPPPGYPAPAPPTAPHTADIYVRAKNNLRHVESQALRRELASRDTSPEGLRRADSSRRSRNFGKQPSTGDYYKHLGHVAAEQPGPRRMAHSEEASPISADTMRNGESKPSAELPSPPPPPPLPDNACPTPPPPPPQAETPAGPRRSSSSTGSTKSFNMMSPTGDNSELLAEIKAGKSLKPTPQSKGFTTVFSGSGQAGANAESPVSSPSPTRTPTPPATPEAAGPPRCLAGGSPEPVLNGSSPVPAAGAGAAVEVEALVPSQDEQGRPIPEWKRQVMVRKLQLRMQEEEEQRRKPGSQSPSLCRRGPPARRGTPGPAGQLTWEEDMQHLERQLGSLRVMHEVQPRQPLLGRPEEELPPFVPRSTTPAPRHSALTREDVPAHSSQSPTLPRSMAVPPATLRGQEGPRAGGAVGSPGARHDARREILGCGVSVRSLKANYEGPGGPPQPLPRVTKRKRVQPPGSARQPILEEEYGDGALRRSRPVLPEPSSPCKHTKGCKERAVFLFLEHWKKRALAAVPGEERPRRPGRRRPAAGRLLARWRSVARRVPGRQIRRLSRTTVLYWPQHFLPHVGGSPMPHDSLPLDLFMLGYFQLLEMPLSPEERRFRHLLCYEMFDRLGSHSWHRVRRFHRTVLEQVEAGHRHWLDGFEDLVQEFFGDNPVAAAESLPEPLPMAPEGQVAAVPVLMPELGEFSEEDVCRFIDRSFSFWKEKEAEMSDT; encoded by the exons ATGGCGCTGGAGCGGGCGCTGCTGGCGGCGCGACAGGGCGACGTGGAGGCGCtgcgggggctgcgggcggcCGGGCTGCTGCGGCCGGGGTTGCGGGACGCCCTGGGCGCCTCCCCCGCGCACCACGCCGCCCGCGCCGGCCGCCTCGCCTGCCTCCGGTACCTGGCGGCCGAGGCCGCGCTCCGCGGGGACGCGCGGGCACGCAACGGGGCTACGCCGGCCCACGACGCCGCCGCCACCGGCAACCTCGCCTGTCTCCAGTGGCTGCTCACGCAGGGGGGCTGCGGCGTGCAG GACACAGACAATTCCGGTGCCACCATCCTACACCTGGCAGCCCGCTTCGGTCACCATGAGGTGATCGACTGGCTCCTCCGCTTCGGAGGCAGTGACCCCATGGCAGCCACCAACACAGGAGCACTGCCCGTCCACTACGCCGCGGCCAAAGGGGATTTCCCTTCCCTGCGACTCCTCTTGGGACACTGCCCCAG CACGCTGAGTGCCCAGACCAAGACGGGGGCTACCCCGCTGTACCTCGCCTGCCAGGAAGGCCacctggagatcatccagtaCCTGGTGCAGGACTGTGGGGCTGACCCCCACGCGCGCGCCCATGATGGCATGACCCCACTGCACGCCGCTGCCCAGATGGGCCACAACACTGTCATCGTGTGGCTG ATGAGCTTCACGACGGTGAGTCTGTCGGAGCGGGATGCTGAGGGGGCCACAGCCATGCACTTTGCTGCCAGCCGTGGCCATGCCAAGGTGCtgagctggctgctgctgcacgGTGGGGAGATCACCACGGACGGCTGGGGCGGCACGCCACTGCACGACGCCGCCGAGAACGGCGAGCTGGAG tgctgccagatcctggtggtgaatggtgccgACCTCAGCATCCGTGACCAGGATGGCTACACGGCGGCCGACCTCGCCGACTACAACGGCCACAGCCACTGCGCCCAGTACCTGCGCACCGTGGAGAACATG agcgTGGAGCACCGCGTGCTGTCGAGAGACCCCTCAGCAGATGGGGAGTGCCGGCAGCCTGACTCGGGCATGTCATCGCCCAATACCACGGCATCGGTGCCCCAGGCGCGCTTCGAGGTGGGCTCCCCTGCCAGCACCCTCTCCAACTACGACTCCTGCCACTCCAGCCAGTCCAGCACCGGGGAGAAGAGGGGCGGCCCCCCCGGGGCCCCTGCCGCCC gggTGCCTGAGCCGGCGCTGGCGGACATGCAGGCGTACATGGACATGCTGGACCCTGAgacgcggccgcggggccggggcccaGCAGGCGAgggccccccgccgccgccaccccCTGCCTTCCCCCCACCACCTCCCCCTCCACCCACCACTCGGCCACCCCCACCACCCCCTGGCTACCCTGCACCTGCACCCCCCACCGCCCCCCACACTGCTGACATCTATGTGCGGGCCAAGAACAACCTGCGGCACGTGGAGAGCCAGGCGCTGCGCCGAGAG CTGGCATCGCGTGACACCAGTCCCGAGGGTCTGCGCAGGGCTGACTCCAGCAGGCGATCGAGGAATTTCGGCAAACAGCCGAGCACCGGTGACTACTACAAGCACCTGGGGCACGTCGCGGCTGAGCAGCCCGGCCCCCGTCGAATGGCGCACAGCGAAGAG GCATCACCCATCTCGGCAGACACCATGCGCAATGGGGAGAGCAAGCCCAGTGCCGAGCTGCCTTCCCCACCGCCACCCCCACCACTGCCTGACAACGCCTGCCCGACGCCCCCCCCACCACCTCCGCAGGCCGAGAcccccgccggcccccgccgctcctcctcctccacggGAA GCACGAAGTCCTTCAACATGATGTCCCCCACCGGTGACAACTCAGAGCTGCTGGCCGAGATCAAGGCTGGGAAGAGCCTCAAGCCAACTCCGCAGAGTAAAGGCTTCACCACTGTCTTCTCCGGCAGCGGCCAGGCAGGGGCCAAC GCAGAGTCGCCAGTGTCCTCCCCATCACCCACCAGGACGCCCACCCCACCAGCCACCCCCGAGGCTGCCGGGCCACCACGTTGCCTGGCAGGGGGCTCACCAGAGCCAGTGCTAAATGGGAGCTcaccagtgccagcagcaggtgctggggcgGCGGTGGAGGTAGAGGCGCTGGTGCCGAGCCAGGACGAGCAGGGCCGGCCCATTCCCGAGTGGAAGCGGCAGGTGATGGTGCGCAAGCTGCAGCTCCGCatgcaggaggaagaggagcagcgGCGCAAG CCCGGGAGCCAGTCACCGTCGCTGTGCCGGCGCGGGCCACCTGCCCGCAGGGGCACGCCAGGACCTGCTGGGCAGCTGACGTGGGAGGAGGACATGCAGCACCTGGAGAGGCAGCTGGGGAGCCTGCGGGTGATGCACGAGGTGCAGCCAAGGCAGCCGCTGCTGGGGCGGCCAGAGGAGGAGCTGCCACCATTCGTGCCACGGTCCACCACCCCGGCACCCCGGCACTCTGCCCTTACCCGTGAGGACgtgcctgcccacagcagccAGTCCCCCACGCTGCCGAGGAGCATGGCCGTGCCACCAGCCACTCTGAGGGGCCAGGagggccccagggcagggggggcagTGGGCAGCCCTGGCGCCCGGCATGATGCTCGGCGTGAGATCCTGGGCTGCGGCGTCTCTGTCCGCAGCCTCAAGGCCAACTACGAGGGGCCGGGGGGACCTCCCCAACCCCTCCCCAGGGTCACCAAGCGCAAGAGGGTGCAGCCGCCTGGCAGCGCCCGCCAGCCCATCCTGGAGGAGGAGTATGGGGATGGGGCATTGCGGCGGAGCAgaccagtgctgccagagccgAGTAGCCCATGCAAACACACCAAGGGGTGCAAGGAGCGTGCTGTCTTCCTCTTCCTGGAGCACTGGAAGAAGCGGGCACttgcagctgtgcctggggaggaGCGGCCGCGGCGGCCAGGGAGGCGGCGTCCGGCGGCAGGGCGGCTGCTGGCCCGCTGGAGGAGTGTCGCCCGCCGAGTGCCAGGGCGTCAGATCCGGCGACTGAGCCGTACCACGGTGCTGTACTGGCCCCAACACTTCCTGCCCCACGTCGGTGGCTCACCCATGCCCCACGACAGCCTCCCACTCGACCTCTTCATGCTGGGCTacttccagctgctggagatgCCACTCAGCCCCGAGGAGCGGCGCTTCCGTCACCTCCTCTGCTATGAGATGTTTGACCgcctgggcagccacagctggcaCCGCGTCCGCCGTTTCCACCGcactgtgctggagcaggtcgAGGCTGGCCACCGCCACTGGCTTGATGGCTTTGAGGACCTTGTGCAGGAGTTTTTTGGGGATAaccctgtggcagcagcagagagcctGCCAGAACCACTCCCCATGGCCCCTGAAGGGCAGGTGGCAGCTGTGCCGGTGCTGATGCCAGAGCTGGGCGAGTTCAGCGAGGAGGACGTCTGCCGCTTCATCGACCGCAGCTTCTCCTtttggaaggagaaggaggcagAGATGTCTGACACCTGA